The Eriocheir sinensis breed Jianghai 21 chromosome 29, ASM2467909v1, whole genome shotgun sequence genomic interval tcattacgaggtcgcctgtTTTGGTGAttcaatctgctcgacagccacttgcggcttgaggagcagatgaaagcattcgatattgaggagcagatgaaagcattcgatattgaggagcagatgaaagcacctcgttattcagtttactcccgacgcagcgaaatgacggtcgattctgattctatatttgaaggagttgatggtattcgcatttactacttctgagggaagattgttccagtggcggatgacccggtttgaaaagaaactctttCCAatatctgtgttacatcgactcgactgaatgggtaaaccgctacttctagttcttgagttggtttgcagttcaaagaatttggagtaatcgacgttattgaactttttcaggtacttgaagacttgaatcatatcccctcgtaggcgtcttttctccagtgtaaagggatggagtcgcttgagtcgttcctcgtacggttgagccctgaaggctGGAAATACTTATTGTGCTGACACCTGactaacctacctacctgcctacatacatacatatatgcatacattgatacatacatacatacatatatacatacatacatacatacatacatatatacctaAGTACAGTAAACCCCATATAAATCGGACTAATTTGGGGGAGACCTCAATCGAAATTTGCGAAATTCCGAAATATCTGAAGGTTAAAGCCTCGTGCGTACCCAGGAAATGTTGTTCCGGAGTTTTCCAACGATTCCGATTTATCTTCCCTTAAAAAATTGGCACCACACGGGATCTGTGGTAGAGCAGGGCCGTAGAATTTTAAATATATACGGCTCTGGAACACAGCcttgtgcaacggggccgcggcgAGGTGGTGAGGCTGGCGGTGTTCGTAAGGTTGTAAGCTTGATTATCGTAGAATGTGAAAAACTGAGTCAGTTCGTCAATCAAACACCAGTCAATCAACCAACGTTTGActgtctggcacaagtctttgctttctaaatattTTTAAATCCTTTCTAAAAGTTTCCttatcaattttctctctctctctctctctctctctctctctctctctctctctctctctctctctctctctctctctctctctctctctctctctctctctctctctctctctctctctctctctctctctctctctctctctctctctctctctctctactttcaagTTTCCTGTAAAGTTTCTAATTTGTTTATGCTGTAGTAGTAAAGTCACTTCTCTTCTCCTAAAACAATGCTCTGGTGTTCCACTGGGCTGCTGTATCACCGACGCTCTTGCTATCACTGATGTACCCCAAAACTAGTTGTTCTGCTCATATGTAATTATGTATATCACGTCAATAATCCTACTCTCTATTACTCAGCGTCATTTTCCAGACGTCTCTCCTAACAGGAGTTCCTCAATTCTTATGGGTTTAAAATGCTGCAGAGGCTAAACTCCAAACCTTTATGATATTTCAGATTCAGGCAGAAAAAAATCCTTACgacctttaatgcctcaaaactctttttttttttcctgacaaCTCTTTGCTCTAGTAGACTTCATAGGAGTCTGCTTATTTACTATTTTCTAGACGACAATATGAGGGGCATTTAAGGGACGGAAAGCTCATGTCCATAGGTGTTAAACCATCACTGGTAATGTGCAGCAACCGCCTGACCACTGTGATGTGCAGAACCGGCCGCTCATCATGACGAACGCATACATGCTCGGCCCGTCACCGTGACGTGCACTACCCGCCTCACACACACCTAGGCTCCTCAGCCGCCCATTAAGCtttaaccaaagaaaaaaaaaacgtaaatacacAAATCACGTTACTTACCTTATTTTCTAAATGAGTAAAGTAAATGTAAAGTTTCAAATGCGCAaagatgagtctctctctctctctctctctctctctctctctctctctctctctctctctctctctctctctctctctctctctctctctctctctctctctctctctctctctctcttttattacgtttatggtacagaggctttgtcacactaccaccagggtcataaaactacccctggcaatgcccacaactcctacgaaagccttgtcagatgtgggtGCATGAGCGtcgaattgtttttttttaagaatgTGGTCCTGAGTCTGttccaagaaaagaaaagaaaatcgtaTTAAAGCGAATAAGAACTAGAAGAAAactccaaagaagaaaagaaaaaaggaaaagaagagaaagaaaagaataagataaagtaatagataaataaataattcaataaataaataaccatacAACTAACTATTTAACCAGCTCCTTCACTAATTAACTTTTTGTCTCATTAAAGAGAAGAGAGCTGTTAGAccaaaaattaagagaaaaaaaagagtttaaaAAAACCCTAAAACATTTCATGAAGAACAGAAGCCAATGAAGGTCACTCTAATACACTGTCATGTCTCCCGTTCTCTTTGTATTGCTTAGCCCTCGactaaagaaaactctctctctctctctctctctctctctctctctctctctctctctctctctctctctctctctctctctctctctctctctctctctctctctctctcattatatatatatatatatatatatatatatatatatatatatatatatatatatatatatattttgacacgcaGATGTCGTGTGGAGGTATGATAAGGTCAGGTGGAATTCAGTTCGTTACattatcatacacacacacagagagagagagagagagagagagagagagagagagagagagagagagattgattaaaTAAGTGAATCTAAAGCATACAGTGTGTAAtactttattattattcgtaACATATTTGGTAACAATTATTTACACAGGTAAATTTGGCCCGTGCAGgtttgggggtgggggagggaaggatcaTTGCCGCCGTCGCACCTCCCTCACGAAGGTGTGGAAGTCGGCGGCCAGCAGGTGGGGACGCTCCATGGCGGCAAAGTGTCCGCCGACGGGGTGGTCTCTGCAAGGGGTGGAGGAATTGTAAAGTTTCAGCCCATTGGTGTTTTTTCCCAAAGATCATAATGCTCTAAACAGATCCTACAAAAGAGAAACCGTTATAGAAAAAAGCTAAAGGTTGGGTTCCATGAAGCGTCAAGTTAGATGACTCAGCCTGACAGTTCTTTCTTACCTTACCCGCCCTAGTTATGGTTAATCATATACCCGTTACAGCAGGGTGTGCCTAGAAAGCGGCCAATAACCCAGCGAAAAACTTAGGAGTAAGGGCAGGATCGAACCCATGCCGCCAACCAGTATCGTCAACAGTCGCACCTACAAAGGAGTTACCGCGCCCCTAACGTTGCAAAGCTGAAAAACAGGACTCATCTACAAACTCCGAAACTCGTATAATTTTATGGTTATGGAAATGCTCTGGAAAACGCACTTCTTGACACTCGATAGCCAACCATCACGCGACGAATACATCGTAATCCTGAATACAATCAGCTGCGGCCATTGCATGGTGAAGGTAAttgtgcatatttgtataaagCAAAGTCAATACCACATAGAACTTCTCCCTAACCCTTCCCTCTCAGTCCTACCCTACCACTCCGTGCCTCTGAGCGTGAGCATTCCCTTCCCCGCCAGATAGTGAGCAGCCCTCCCCCTTCTCCGCACCAGCCTCACCTGTAGGTCACGATGTCATAGAACTTGTGGGCCATGAAGTTCTTGGGGTCACTGACGAGCTCCTGTGGGAAAACGGCGAGGCCGGCGGGCACACGGCACGGGATACTGACCATTGCGACGACGACggtgacgatgagagagagagagagagagagagagagagagagagagagaagggtgatttattttaattcgatcaTAACTTACTGTGCATTTTTGAGCTATTTCAAAATGTTTTTTTGCCATATTAAGGCGTTTTACTTACTTGTCAGTTGTTCGAGTGAAAAGTCTGCTGAAGTTTTCTGTGTAGAACCGCATGCTGGACGTCATGGAGCCCGTGAACCTGTGGGGGATGGGAGGCACGGGCTAGAGCAGAGCTATTCAAACTTTTCTTACAGAGGCCCTACTTGTTACATACTGGGCACAACACTTAAAAAGCGTTAACTCCAATTTTCCTGAATTAAATTTTTCATAAGGAGCAGCGAGTATGTCACAGACGTAACGGCCTTCTGCCGCCCTTCCACCGAGGCCAGACTGGGAAAGAAGGTGACTCATTTCACGCCTCTAACCTTCCAAATACGGACAGTACATACGAGTATTTCCATCGCCGGAGCAAATCCAATTGCATGACAGCGATTTAAAATATTGTGCACTTTAGTGGGGATTTGTTTTAGTTTCGATGGAGTCTCATAAGCCATAAATAGTTGGCAAAATCAGTGAAAGTAGTCATGGGATGGCTGACTAATTCATGAGTGTTAATTTGGACGGCGCTCCTCGGTGTAGTGGTAAAGACTGAATATCTATGCATTCAACACaattgaatgaaagaaataaaacaaggacATGGAGTTGTACTAGGGACACAGTGTCAGTGGCATGACCATCACTGTGGACCTTGTGAACAACTCCATTACCTGCATGGCAATTGCTAAAAGCGTTGTTGGGTCTTCCCTAAAGTTCCTGAATAAAGTTTGTCTGCTCATCACAATATAACCTTTGGCGCAGCTAATCTGACAAACATTTTTTTTGTGATGCTGTTTATAAGCTGCTAATCAACCATCATTTTGCTAAAATATGATTTCATTCAGTTAATACACAAACCTCAGAATCATGTAAAGCTATTCTGATTCCACCGATTACAGACCCGttacttctttttctgttttcgcTGAACAGAGGCAGCAGGGGTAGGTAGGAggcgctgagtgtgtgtgtggcaccTACCAATAGACGCACACGTTGTCCAGCATCTCGTCGAGGGCTATCGGGAAGTCAGCCTGCAGGAGGCCGCCGTCGGGCAGGTGAGGGTTGTTTCCGTGTGTCCAGGTGCTGAACTTTTCCAGGACGTAGGCGGCCATGCTGACGGGGTGCTGGTTCAGGGCGGCGCCTGTGTGGGGGTGAAGATAATGgctgctgtcgttgttgttgttgttgttgtttttgttcttgttataattattattattgctattattattattattattattattattattattattattattattattattattattattattattattattattattattattattattattattattattattattattattattattatcattggtagtagtagtagtagtatagtagtagtggtagtggtagtagtagtagtattggtggtacGATCAACATCGCCATCATCAACAGTACTAGTGGAGGCGGCAGCGTCGCCCTCATACCTATCGTGTCAGGTTTCGTGGATTGGAGGTGCATGTAGCCGGTCTCCCGCAGGATCACTTTGAATTTGTCCGTCATCGGGTAGACTTTGTGTTGGTCCTCCTTGGCCACCAGCAGCCCCGCCGGGAGCACCGAGCCCAAGAAGGCCTTGAAGGTGCTGGCCATCATGGGAGCAACCACCATGTTGAGGTGCACGCCCAACACGCTGCGGGGGTGGAAGAGCAGAGACATGCAGGAGGTGAAGGACTGAGCCATAAACTCTCGCCCCAGTACGTGGAAGAGCCAAGGAACGGCACCTGTTTTAGCTGcagtatttacacacacacacacacacacacacacacacacacaccagtgctgggcacttgcggtactttttgcggtactgcggcactgcggtactaccgcactaccaagccggtaccgcagtaccgcaaaggattgctgaaagtaccggagtaccggtaccgcgttcaaatttcctgcggtacttttcgcgGACTATATATAGTAGTGCAAGTAGAACACCCACTTGTCCGGGTAGAGTGTCGCCATGGAGGAGACGATCGCGGAGCCCCAGTCACCTCCCTGCGTGTAGAACTGCTCGTAGCCCAGCCGTTTCATCAGCTTCAGGAAGATTTGCGACGTCTCCAGGATGCCCAGACCTGTGCAGGACACAAGCTTGATGGAACAAAGTACGCACGGCGGGGGGCGGCGAGAAGGCGGCAGGGGCAAGAGGTGGGGAAGGGGCCCGAGTGGGGAGCAGCGACGAGGAAGTTGTGGCAGGGAAAGGAGCGGATGCGGAGGTGGAGGCGAGGGCGGGTAAGGAGCAGGAGCCGGGGAGGTCCTGTCACGAACTGGACCTGTCTGAAAGTTGTATGCTAAGGGCCCAatgctgtccaaactttttcgcctattgtaccctttattaccttcCCCTACTGTTACGTACCCCCCATGGCTGATGAAACTCAATTATATTatgttatatttatattatattatattatattatattatattatattatatttaggtacacgtacattACGCGTCCTTCATAAAGgtgcctgtccctccctctctcttttccttcatagaacatgggaagtttctttagtgtgtgtgtgtgtgtgtgtgtgtgtgttcatcgtctttccACGTACCCCTTTGATCAATACTgcgtacccccaggggtacgcggagcccagtttggacaacactgcagTAAGGCATGCGCTGGTGCCGCGCAAAAACAACGCCTGCTTTTTGTGACTGGATGCGCCATTGGATGGAGCCATCCTGTACGCACCTTCCCTGCGAGGCGGAGAGCACGCACAGgggcagtgaaccctacactatggaccggaaacttgcctaggccttgtcattaagccgcgaattttggaaaatcaaccgctttggtgcgaattgccataactcccttattgctgaggctacagaaatgtttttggtatcaatcgacggcaaaatgaaagggctataatTTTTAATAatcgaccgggctcaaaaaccgactcgaaagggtaaaaaatcgaataaattcgcaaaaaaacaTTCCTGCGCGTGtgttggaagaaagagaaataatcaTTGAAGAAAGTGTCTCTTTACGTTTTCGTATAATCAAACGAATCGTTTCTCCTGAGGTGATAGGGCGACTGATAACCCGTGATAATGTGACTCACTTTTGGGGGCAGCGAGTAACGTCCGCTGTGGGAAAGAGTGTGCACTTTAGCTATAATCCTACCGCAGCCTAGTACTGTTCCAGCACCTTCCCTGCAGCTacttcagtcaccaccaccaccagtaccgttAGGAACAGAGTACGGTCCTCTGGGGGAAGCATATACACACTCTATTAACACTCTAAAGCAACATTACACTACTCGTCCAGCCTttccgtcgccaccaccaccaccactacacccatCACTATCAGTACCTATCTGCTAAGAGGCAAGTAATGGCcactatgtatgtgtgtatgtatgtatgtatgtatgtatgtatgtatgagtattATTCCTAACAAATTTTACTAGAGCACAGCACCATGACCCCTGCCACCAAGTTTCCTGCCCTCACGTTCAGCCTCATCTTATAAACCACTCCTTTCGCCTTCTTACTTCATCGCCACCCTCACGTCAATCATCTCTCCAGCACCATCTCAAACTCACCTCACTTCAGTACCTTTAATTAATTTCCGTCTCGCCTAcctctctatatcaaggtgctacACTTGATCGTTCTCTTCTCTGTGTTAACCCTCCGCCTGTTACTCATCCCCACCATCGCATCATACGCATCTCGCTTTTGTATCTTGACTTTCTTTTCCAGCGCTCGTCGCTCAACCCCGAGACACACTAACATCCTTGCCATTTCTCTCTTAACCTCAATCAGTGACACTGCCTCAATCCTCGGCTCAGCGTCATCTGAGAGAGGCGGAGGACGAGTACCAACACGCgggacagggaaaggaggaagaaagtgaaagtgcAGAACCTGCAAAGCTTTTACGTTAAACCCTCGAAAAAAAGTTTGAGTTCCATGACCTTttggttgttgagagagagagagagagagagagagagagagagagagagagagcaatcaccTTGTTTAGAAGACTCCTGCGAGAAGCCGTAGCCTGGTATGGATGGGCAGATCACCTCGAACGCCACTCCGCTCCCCTCCTGCTCCGTGGTCATTAGCGGAAGGATGTTGTAGAACTCGACCACCGAGCCTGGCCAGCCGTGGACCATCAGCAGGGGCAGGACAGTCACTCCAGGCCCCGGCTTCGCTGCCGCCCGCAGAAAATGGATGTCTAGTCCCTCGATCTTGGTCCTGTTGATACCGGGTTTAGGAGGGAGGCCGTGTTTGGAACATCAATATGTGAGAGGAATGGATATTAAATACTGGGCTTGACATGGGGAGGTACGACGGTTGAAAAATTCTAATGACTTTAGAATAAAACGTGGACTGGAGCAAGTCACGTCATGCGTATAACTGATAACAGATGCATGGACAATACAAGTAACAGAGTGACAACCCTGAAACTATAGGAGTCAGGGAAAACAAAACCTGGAGACATGAAATTAGAACTTATCAGAGCAGGATCATTTCCTTTAGCGATTGACTGAGAACTAAATTATTAttaaagagaagatggcgccactataaacacttgcctgcgccatgacgggctggggccgacttccatccaggcccctcaagagagcctaccggcgcaacaggcgtacacgtaaaaaaaaaaaaataataataataaacgttgGAAAAGGCTTTTGTCCTGCAGAGGACTAATTATTACTGCCGTTGATTAGGCACAACGAAAAAGGAAACATCGTTTTGCTTAGTGTCACCAAGACAAGTTAGTGCGGGGGTTCGTACTTGAAGTGTGGGTATGAGTTGAGCCgagcctccctcttcttccagtcATACTTGGTCCGCCAGTACTTGACCACCTCGTCCAGGGTGGCATCGTTGAACCCGTAGGTGAAGTTGGCGCCTTCGAGAGCCGGTGTTAGGCGGAGGGGCATGGACAGACGCATCTTCAGGTCATCAAGATCCTGCGGGAGGAAGGGGGGTTGAAGCGCGGCGTTGGACGAGACACAAAGTCCTGCTTGACTCAGGATTTCAAAGAGGCACTTCTTTAAGCAGGTGTGCCATGGCACCGGTACACCACTAACTGCGTCACTGAGGCTACCACTACCAAAACGAGGAGTAGttgcaataataataaagataataataatgatgatgataataataataataataataattattattattattattattattattattattattattattattattatttttatcattattattattattattattattattattattattattattattattattattattattattattattttattattactactactactactaccactactactattactactaccattactactactactactattactattattgtcataattattattaatattattggcagtagtagtatcatcatcattaatgtcatcatcatcatcatcatcagcagcagcagcaggggtgGTGGCACTCTAGCAATACATGGTCTTGTCACTGGCATCAGCGGCAAAAAGGAAAGATTAGCCGCCCACACGTGACCTGCCAGTAATGGTgacgcggcacacacacacacacacacacacacacacacacacaccgctctggtagctcaatcggtagagcgctgtgctgcaaggcttcacggccaatcaggcggtggttcgagccccgctcaggccggattctttccgttggtaagagtggttactgtcccccttgagcaagggggatggggtctgtggtgtgtgaggtcctggcagtacccagagatcgacgataatgagcgtgcacttgctcacgtcgggctggtatctgctggcgaaagcgagcccaacttgtgatcaggccgtggtgaattacactctcacacacacacacacacacacacacacacacactcctgtccTATTACACATAGATCActagtagtagcgatagtagacagacaccctcgccatagaccgacaggtgttctggtgtttgttcttcctatgtattcctatgtattcccatGTAACGGTACTTTGATCAAGATAAGGAAGCGTTGAGGGAAAAAGTGGCCTGCTTGCGTGTGTGCCgcagaaagatatatatatatatatatatatatatatatatatatatatatatatatatatatatatatatatatatatatatagagagagagagagagagagagagagagagagagagagatatatatagagatagatagatatatatatatatatataaatatatatatatatatatatatatatatatatatatctggagagagagagagagagagagagagagagagagagagagagagagaagaggaggtggagtggggggagggaaggagcaaagAGGCAGCGCTATGCAGAATCATCTTGGAGTGGCAGATAACGCTGGCCTTGACGCCGTGTCCTGTGCTGAGCTGTTCCTAAGGGAGACGCTCACCCTGTTGGCGGGACTGGTCCTTGCCCTGCTACTTGCTGGCTccttgctattattattgttattatgactactactactactatactactactactactactactactactactactactactactactactactactactactactactgctgctgctattactgttattactactattatttgtAGAAGTATTGTtaatagcattattattattattattattattattattattattattattattattattattattattattattattattattgttattattattattattattattaatttcatcatcgtcatcgtcatcatcattactgtCAATATCAAAATCATCGCAGTGAACGATGCATTACAGTGCCTGAATGTGAAGAGCTACACTGTTTCCCGGGCGATCAATTTCCTGGTGGTGTCTGTGCTTTCATTTTCCCAGGCGGCGCCCGACCTGAACTACCTGCCCGATCTGCCCGATCTGCCCGACCTAcctgcgacggaatttaagaggtagaagactatcagtagaaggagaactgatgagacgaagagccttagactccactctgtccagaagagctgtgtgagtga includes:
- the LOC127005219 gene encoding juvenile hormone epoxide hydrolase 1-like isoform X2, with amino-acid sequence MGMVRRLVLGLVAAQVGYLVWQFMQEPPMPYLDPNPWWGPGQPRPEDTSIRPFKIDVPKADLDDLKMRLSMPLRLTPALEGANFTYGFNDATLDEVVKYWRTKYDWKKREARLNSYPHFKTKIEGLDIHFLRAAAKPGPGVTVLPLLMVHGWPGSVVEFYNILPLMTTEQEGSGVAFEVICPSIPGYGFSQESSKQGLGILETSQIFLKLMKRLGYEQFYTQGGDWGSAIVSSMATLYPDNVLGVHLNMVVAPMMASTFKAFLGSVLPAGLLVAKEDQHKVYPMTDKFKVILRETGYMHLQSTKPDTIGAALNQHPVSMAAYVLEKFSTWTHGNNPHLPDGGLLQADFPIALDEMLDNVCVYWFTGSMTSSMRFYTENFSRLFTRTTDNIPCRVPAGLAVFPQELVSDPKNFMAHKFYDIVTYRDHPVGGHFAAMERPHLLAADFHTFVREVRRRQ